The sequence ATGATTGTGCCGACTATAACAGAGCTACTATTGCCGGCGGCGCTCTGTGGGCTCGGCGGCTGTGCACCAACGCAGACCGCTAATCCATTCACTCTTATTATGCAGGTGTTTGAGTTCGCATTTATGCGCATGCTGCTTTCCGTTGTTCTGCCGGCTTCTTTGACCACTGCGCTGCAGTATCAACCCTGTTCCGGCGAAAGTGGCGCGTTTGCCTGCCACACCTTCCTGGTTTTTGCCAAAGGGTTATCAGCCGCACCGTACTTGGAGCCGCTGGATTTTCCCGAATTCAACAGATCTGCAATCCTCCTGGATCCGCCGGACAACTACCTAGTTTTCGATTAAACCTGGTCGACGCTGTCGCTATCGTCATCAATGATTGTGCCGACTATAAAAGAGCTACCATTGCCGGTGGCGCTCTGTGGGCTCGGCGGCTGTGCACCAACGCAGATCGCTAATCTATTCACTCTTATTATGCAGGTTAGTAAACTTAGTCTCTTTACTAAGAAGTCTAGTAATTACCTGCTGTTTCAGCTGCCGAGACCACACTGCTGCGTTTTTGTTGCACTTGAGTGTTCTCGTGTGATTCGTGCCTTGTTGATGATGTCGGGCGATGTAGAGAGCAACCCGGGTCCTACCTCTAATGCTGTACTAACTGAACTGCAGAAATTATCTGCCGGTCAGACGGAATTAATCAGTCAGGTGCAGGACCTTAAGTCTCATCTATTATCTACAGATAAATCAATCACAGACCTCACTAGACTTATGACTAATCTAGAAGGGCACtatcaaaatattctttccttgcGTTCTGACGTGGAAGCGCTGAGAATAGGCACCGCTCACGTGACTGACCAATTGCACAAAATTGAAGCGCGCGCGGATGATGCTGAAAATCATTCTCGGCGCAATAATCTCATCTTTTATGGGCTTCCTGAATCAACAGGGTTAGAGCCGTTTGCCCATGTTGAACAGCTTGCCATCAACCACTGCCGTGACCATCTGGGTATATCAACTGAACCAAAAAAACTTGAGCGCGCGCATCGCCTGGGTCGCCTCAGGGATGTTAACCGTCATCGTCCCATAATAGCTAAGTTCACCTTCCGTAAaacaaattaataataatatctggggtttaacatcccaaaaccaggatatgattatgagagacgccgtagtggagggctccggaaatttcgaccacctggggttctttaacgtgcacctaaatctaagtacacgggcctcaaacattttcgcctccatcgaaaatgcagccgccgcggccgggattcgatcccgcgaccttctggtcagcagtcgagcgccataaccactagaccaccgtggcggggcttccgTAAAACAAAAGAAGTGATTCTTTCTAACGGACGGAAATTTAAGGGAACCACTTTCAGCGTTGGTGAAGACTTTTCTCGTCCTGTCCAAAACATCTGCCGGCATCTGATTGCCTTCGCTAAAGCTAAATCGCTGCCTTTCTCCATAAACTACAAAACACTGCTAATGGGTCACAAGCGCTATGTCTACGACGAGCAATCACAAACTGTCAGGGAAGCATCATAGCGGTTACCTCGGCGTAAATCCACCCGGCACACCGCCACGCCTCAGTCTAACCTGTCACTTGCTGTAGTCTTTGCCAACGCACGTAGTTTTTTTCCTAAGCGCGACGATTTTTCTGAGCTTGTTTTATCGCCCAACAGTAATGTAATGGTGATCTGAGACATGGCTAACAAAGGATATAACCGACGCAGAAGTACTAGATTGCTTAGCCGGTTTGGACCGTGCGGGCGCGCGGGGAGGCGGTGTTCTGATCGCCGTGCACCAACAGTTATCGTGCTCGGTGGCCAGGACCGAATCTTCCGAGCTTGAAATTCTTTGGATCGTTTGCCGTGCTTGCCCTCATACCGTCCTTATAGGCGTTTGCTATAGGCCTCCTAATAGTGTCCCAGATTTCACATACAAACTTAACAATAACCTGAGTGAGCTTAGCAAACAGTACTCACGAGCAGAGATACTCCTTTTTGGTGACTTCAATTTTCCTCAAATAGACTGGAATAGTAGCGTCCCGTCAGCTGTGGGCAGTGAGCCCGCCAGAGACTTTGTAGACCTCTGCCTTAATTGCAACCTAACCCAACTTCTATCACAACCGACGCGCGTTACGGAGAGCAATTCCAGCATTTTAGATCTAATACTATAGCTAGTTATCCAGAGAGCTTATCCTTAATAACGTATCTGGCGCGATCAGTGATCACAAGGTAATCCACGCAACTTTTTCGTTTCAACCTGTGAGACGAGACTTAGTCACTAAGTCTTTACTAAGTCACTAAGTCTTTACGACAAAGGCAATTACAGCGCGATAAATAACGAATTAGCCGATTACCTTCCTGAATTCGAGAGAGTAAGCCGCACACGCCCTATTAATGAAAACTGAGACATATTTAAAGATAAATTAGCCACTCTTGTCGAGGGGTTTATTCCGAAAATCACGTTCACCGCAAACCGCAATAAACCATGGTTTACCAATGCACTTCAAAAActaaagaacaagaagaaacgtCTTTTTCGATCAGCCAAACAATCTGAACTCCTGACTGCATGGAAAAAATATTATGCCGCTGAAGATAATTATCTTAGGGCTATTCGTAACGCCAAGCATTCGTTCTTTCACGATAAGCTACCTAAAATGCTCGCAACCAGCGCTCGTAAATTTTGGCAGATTATGAAACCTCAGGAGATGCGCACGATTAGTGTATTAAATGCGCGTGGCGATGCAGTCAACAACAGTGAATGCGCGAACAATTTTAACGAAgcctttttctctgtttttacTAATGAAAGTTCAATTCCTGACTTATCTTCACCTCCTTGCACTACCAAGCTTATGTCCCAATTACATTTTGTACAGACGGAATCATTTCGATGATGGAAAATATTAAGCTTTTATCTTCTGCAGGCGTGGATGACATTAACTCAAATCTCCTAATACATATTAAAGATGTGTGTGCCGCGTACCTGACATTGTTATTTTCGCAGTCATTATTAACAAGCATCCTGCCACCAGAGTGGAAAGTgggcaaggtcgttccagtcttcaAATCAGGTAACAGAGACTTGTCACACAATTACCGTCCCATATCATTACGTAGTGTCCcttgcaaaatcatggaacatgtcatatATTCCCATATCATCTTCTTGGACTCAATACACTTTTTTCACCCTTGCCAACATGGGTTCCGCGAAGGTTATTCTTGTGAAACGCAGCTGGCCATTTTTCTTCATGACCTGCATTCTAACCTTGACTGTAACATTCAGACTGATGCCCTTTTCCTGGATTTTGCTAAAGCTTTTGATACTGTCCCTCACAAACGCCTAATTCTAAAAATATCTCTGTTAAACTTAGATCCTAACGTACTTGCATGGATAACATCATTCCTGACTAATCGCTCTCAGTTCGTGTTTGTTAATAATCGCTCTTCTAACCGACTACCTGTAACGTCAGGTGTCCCGCAAGGGTCTGTATTAGGACGTCTTCTTTTCCTAATATATATTAACGATCTACCAATGCAAGTATGGTGTAACTTTCgcatgtttgcagatgactgtgtaaTTTACCGTTCAGTAACCAACATTCATGACCAAACATTAATTCAGCATGACCTTAACAATATACAAACATGGTGTTATCATTGGCTAATGAACCTTAATTCTAACAAATGCAAGCTCGTTTCCTCTTCTCGCCGCCATAATCCTTTCATGTTTACCTATTCAATCGCTAATACTCCGCTGGAATCAGTTCAATCATTCAAATACCTCGGTGTCACATTGTCCCATGACCTTTCCTTGCGTCATCACACTACTAACATCATTTCGGCTGCTAATAAGTCATTAGGCTTTCTTAGGCGACACTTGCGTCATACTCCGCCACATGTCAAAATACTAGCATATAAATCATTTGTCAGATCGAAGCTCGAATATGCATCTTCCATCTGGAGCCCCCATCAAACATACATCATAAATGACCTCGCATCGCTTCAAAATCGGGTTACCAGGTTCATTCATTCTGCATATTCATATGACATCAGTATTTCATCCTTGAAGGCGGAATCGGGTTTGCAAACGCTTGCCTTCCGCCGACAGGTTGCcaccctctctctttttcatatgTTTTATTTCAGTTCACTGAATCGTCCACCGTACGTCACACCCCGTTCACACATATCTCATCGCACTGGTCATCCTCTTCAAGTCGCACTGCCACGTACCCGGACCATCACATTCCAAGCCTCCTTTTTCATACGAGCagcaaaagactggaacggccttcctcaCGACATTTCTGCCATCACAAACTCATCTATGTTTTTTGAAGCTATTAAAAGCACCCTTGTATAGTTTTATTAaacaccaccccttatgtaatgcccctcgATGGAGGtatttaaggaaataaagtgaagtGAAATGTGCGCGGCCTCAACAAGTTCCCGCGCTCTTTGATTTTTGTGGCGGAACAACACGCCCCGAGGTCTATGAAACCTGTGTTCAATTACAAATCGGGCCATAAGAAACTGGTAAAAGATGTCAATGCGCTCTCTTGCTTCAGTTATGCGCTGAAGAAGTCCTGCACTCATTTAGTTAAAACCAGTTTTTCTAAGCAGGTGCAAAAACTGAATCAAGCTAGCTTCCCACGGGATGTATTGGTAAAGGTTTGCGAGAAGTTGATCAAGAAGATCAAAAAAGGTCCCGTTGATGGTTGCAACTTGGCGGAGAAGGCGAAGTGCAAAAATTTGTTGTTCTTCCATATGTGCATGGTTTTACCCACTGCTTAAAAAAGGTCGCATCACGATATGACATGCAAGTGGTAATTTTTGCCAGGAACAAGCTATTCACTTTATGTGCCAAGGTAGACCGACGTGTGGCGAATCGACAAATTGTGCAGCAGGATAAATGCAATGTTAGTCATGTTCATAAATATGTATCTTGTATCACCAGTGCTGTCGACTCCATACCCCTGTCTTACAATCGTGTATACGTGGGCCAAATGGGACGATGTCTAAATGTTAGACTTCGGGAACTTTataattctctgaaaggccactctGGCCTTCATTTAGCAGCGCATTGTAAGAAATGTGGCTGCTCACCGCtcttcagtgacacttctgtgttGTTCCGCCACAAAAATCAAAGAGCGTgtgaacttgttgaggccgcGCACATTCATAAGCAATCTGAGCCTTGCGTCAGTGTTTCCTCTGTTGCTTTACATGGAAAAGAGTTATGTTATCTTGGTCttgtatgacgggcgtgctaTGGTTGATGTGCCCTGGGCTTTTGTTGATATGGGTCCCTCTTGGCTTTTCCTCCTCCCCCTTTGCCCTTTCTTGCTTGTATCATGTCCTTTATATTGCCTTGTActtgcaataaagcttcagtCGATAGTCTGGCCTGTCTGTgttttcctctcctcttgtgtcagcgtccgttttttgcgcagctACATAATAGAGTGTAAGTAACTTTTTTCCGCTGCGacagttaagaaaaattgttgtCGAGACGAAAAGATTTCGGAAACAATTGTTTAGATAACTTCTTTAGGCTTTATCCGTTCCAGCAACCGAAGAGTAGTACGCGTAGCTAGATGTGTTAAAGTATTTTTGCCGAAATACTTGCCCTTTCACAATCAACTGTTTTTGAGAAAACTGGCACGTCAAGCTCACACATGGGAATTGCAGGCGTAACATTCCACCTTGGCTTATTGAGCGTCCACCGTATTCGCACCTCCCTGCACAGAAAGTCGTCATGTGTATATGACGGAgggggaaaaagagagagaaacacaatTCTAGAGAAACTCTACTGATGTGGTCTAAGTATGAGTAAGCATTGTTCCACTTGCTTATATTTGCCCTCTTTGATGTTGACGCTGTTAATTTTTGTCATTGCTGTATTTGCTTTGTTTTCACAGCGACGCGACGTACGTGTGGAGACGATCAAGTTGCAGAATGTTTACGCGTGTTCCTTTGTGCGTCTTGCTGTCTTCGTTTCCGCCATTGTCTGCACTCTTACTTTTGTTCAACGTTCCCACTTCTCGCGCTGTATGAATGCTGCTGCAGCGTTCTACACTGCCGTGGTCGGTACAAATATTAAGATATGCAAACTTCTGCAAGTCTGCGTGTTTGGACCACTTTGTAAGACACTCATTTTGTTAGCCTGATGTCGTTTGTTTAGATGCCCTCACCGCAACATTTTCTCCTTTACTTACATAATTATTTGGACATGCTCAGAAGATCGAAGGATCGAGCGCCGACACAATTAGTAAGCCGTGGGTTCGAGTCGTTATTAACTATACACCGCTTGTTTCACCCATGTTGCCATGGGAAACGTGTGGCCTTGCGTTACGAACAGCAGATgccttgattgtctgttagttctcataatgttgtgtataacaaagaaaaacgagcgcttaaaacagtggttctcagccatggatgtttcgggaccGCTTGTAAACGGGTGGAAGTGATCAGGGACCTCTTGAATTGAGAGAAAGGAGGGGGGGTGCAGTCATAATTTAGCGAAACATGCGGTGTGAGATAGATGCCTTTTATTTTTCCCTGCCAAAGAagggtcaaactaaagtgccatgcCAAtccgatctcaacagcttgtcaataagttgtgcgctctgcagccacattcaacctgtttctagctattcTTGATCTTCAAGTATGTAAGCCTAGAAAAAGTAGGCTCGCCTGCCTATGTTGTTGAAAACTCCAacgaaagctttacagccatcatGTGGAAAAGAGGAAACATAAGTCATCTCCGCCGCTATGCAGCAGTGTTATACTGCGAAGTATAATTAAAATCAGAAGAGGCCGCTGTCACGGTACACAGTGTGCCTACAAAAAACGGATTGTTTTTCCCAGATTGGGTTTCGCAGAcccccaaaaatggcttcgcggacccccagtcGAAACCACTGCCTTAAAGATTCACCTTTTTCCGGTCAAACAGCAGTATTAGTTCTTTTTTACTTTACTTTATGTTACCTTGTGGTATTAGGCCAAAGATGGGTGGAGGTGTGTGCGAGCCGCGCAGCCCCACTGGCCTGTGCGGCTCGCTGGGACTGATCGAGAGCAGCAACTTGGCTGTCCCAATCTCTTGCAAACCAGACCTTCCACTACCTCTCAAATGGGTTTCTTCCTAATAAGGGCGAGTTTATTTCGCTGGTTAATTTCGGGTGACCGGAGTTTGCATCCTCGTTATGTGGGTGAAagacccgccacgatggtctagtggttatggtgctcgactgctgaccccaaggtcgtggggtggaatcgcggccgcggctgctgcattttcgatgaaggcggaaatgcttgaggcccgtgtacttagatttacgtgcacgttaatataccccaggtggtcgaaatttccggaactctCTACCAtggtgtccctcataataatatcatggttttgggacatgaaaccccaacaattataattatgtGGGTGAGAGATGGCCGCTCCCAACACCGCTGATATGTGTCTGGGTATTACGTTGTGTCGATGTTGTTCAGGAATTATAGATTGCGGTATCTGTTCGCTTACAGCCGGCGCCAGTCCCTAGCCGGTCCTATTCGAGTTTAAGGTGTGGCGGGCTGAATTCTTGCATTTTTTGTGCCTCCAGGATGTCCAGCGGGGTGACAGGAGGCTCGAATGCCTCGATCGGCGGACACTTAATCCGCTTTACCGTCTGTCCTCCCGTTGCCCTCCAGCCCCGCGTGTGCAGGACCTTAAATGAATATGTGTTCCTAGGATGTTAGCCGTCATTTTTGATACAGCTCCGGTAATCCATTGACGGCATGCTGAGTGCGAGTCTCAGATGACTAGCGCGTCCTGGGCTTAGTATTCGGCATCTCGCAATGCCAATGGTATCGATGACAACTCTGCGTCCTAACGGAGGCGGTTCGTACGGTTGCTGTGATCGTATCGTTTCACTTACAGCTACTAAAGCTTACTTGTCCTTGGCTATTCTACACGCGTCTGTACAGTAAATTGTAGAGCACATTAAAATAGCACGTTAACGTGTGCTTCCAATGTAGGCGGCAGAATAATATTGACTCTGGGGGTATTTTATTCCAGTAAACGCTACTTTCAAGCAACTACAATGCTGAGCTTCAGTCGAACGTTCACTGAATAAATGCCGCGTGGAACGCTGCTTTGCAGCGTTGTGAACCAAACCACCCATGGTCATTTCGGTAGATACAGTGCTGGTAGTGTACATAGAAGGCAACGGCAAACATGCATGATGCTGTTCGGGTATGTGGATTTCAACAGATCTAATAACGGTTTACTAGACAATAGGTAGGGTGCCTCTCATGCGTACTGTCTGCATTATTATGCTTCAGAAATTGCACTACAAAGTAGTAACACTGTGAGAGACGAAATAATCAACTGTCAATATTTATTTCGCCATCACTAGTTGCACAAGTCAAGTCTGCAGAGTAGTTCGAGCTACCGTGTTTCGTGCGGCGCAATACAGCGTCATTGCCAGGTAAaagggttatatatatatatatatatatatatatatatatatatatatatatatatatatatatatatatatagctcataAAAATCAAGCACATGGGAAAAATCACACAGAACGGACTGACATTTCGGCCGCGGGACTGGTCTTAGTCGGAGAACTCTAATGAAGGCCAGTGTCCCGCGGCCTAAACATCAGTCCTTCCTGTGTAATTGATATGTATATGTTTATAAACAAACCACATATTTGCTACTTGTATACAATATAATGAGGAGCCGCATGTCAGCTCTGTGGCACTGGCTGGACAGCTAATAAAACGACGAGGCGAGACAGAATATagcagccggcctagtgaacaggcgttgtgccTATTTCTTTGCATTACAATGGACCAGTCTACAGGACTTAACATTATATATATTTCTTCTTTTAACTCAGCCTTAAGTTTATTACTATGACTTAATTTGGTATTCGAACCAAAAAGTGGAAGTAGTGTGAGCAGTACTCGTGACTCTGTTGACC comes from Rhipicephalus sanguineus isolate Rsan-2018 chromosome 7, BIME_Rsan_1.4, whole genome shotgun sequence and encodes:
- the LOC119400808 gene encoding uncharacterized protein LOC119400808, which translates into the protein MIVPTITELLLPAALCGLGGCAPTQTANPFTLIMQVSKLSLFTKKSSNYLLFQLPRPHCCVFVALECSRVIRALLMMSGDVESNPGPTSNAVLTELQKLSAGQTELISQVQDLKSHLLSTDKSITDLTRLMTNLEGHYQNILSLRSDVEALRIGTAHVTDQLHKIEARADDAENHSRRNNLIFYGLPESTGLEPFAHVEQLAINHCRDHLGISTEPKKLERAHRLGRLRDVNRHRPIIAKFTFRKTKEVILSNGRKFKGTTFSVGEDFSRPVQNICRHLIAFAKAKSLPFSINYKTLLMGHKRYVYDEQSQTVREAS